The proteins below are encoded in one region of Arenibacter algicola:
- a CDS encoding DUF4382 domain-containing protein, translating to MKIKLLSFILFTSFAIFVGCTDNNDESAKMGKMSIQLTDAPFPHDLVAEANVTLFKIDARNKDGETDDSFVVLMEQEMEINLLDLTNGITETVVNTEVPVGTYDLVRVYVKGVNVVLTDGTTYRLDVPSGEQTGIKVFIKPGVTVTGNLSADLLLDFDVSRSFVPKGNSNDIADITGFNFKPVIKASNLTTAGSLAGMVTSIQEEIAVGMEGAQVSIFAADTLNTTTFTDETGAYMVMGLLSGDYDVTVDLEGYDVQSAEDIEIVAGNKTVQDFELNNSVATEEGN from the coding sequence ATGAAAATTAAATTGTTGTCATTTATTTTATTTACCAGTTTTGCCATATTCGTTGGCTGTACAGATAATAACGACGAGAGTGCAAAAATGGGAAAAATGTCAATTCAATTGACAGATGCCCCTTTTCCACATGATTTGGTTGCCGAGGCGAATGTTACCTTATTTAAAATTGATGCCCGAAACAAGGATGGGGAAACGGACGATTCATTTGTTGTTCTAATGGAACAAGAAATGGAGATAAATCTTTTGGACCTGACCAATGGCATTACAGAAACTGTCGTAAATACTGAAGTTCCAGTTGGCACATATGATCTTGTAAGGGTCTATGTGAAAGGCGTCAATGTAGTACTTACGGATGGTACTACTTATAGATTAGATGTTCCCAGTGGTGAACAAACTGGTATAAAAGTCTTTATAAAACCTGGTGTAACAGTAACCGGTAATTTAAGTGCCGACTTGTTGTTGGATTTTGATGTAAGCAGATCCTTCGTTCCAAAAGGGAACAGTAATGATATTGCCGACATCACTGGATTTAATTTTAAGCCGGTAATAAAAGCTAGTAACCTTACTACTGCTGGTAGCCTCGCAGGAATGGTGACGAGCATACAAGAAGAAATAGCCGTTGGAATGGAAGGGGCACAAGTATCGATTTTTGCAGCAGATACCTTAAATACAACAACTTTTACCGATGAGACCGGCGCCTATATGGTTATGGGTCTTTTGTCCGGGGACTATGATGTGACCGTGGATCTTGAAGGATACGATGTACAATCTGCCGAAGACATTGAAATTGTTGCAGGGAACAAAACTGTACAGGATTTTGAACTTAATAATTCTGTAGCAACGGAAGAAGGGAACTAA
- a CDS encoding transposase — MYKNDGYVRRYSESFKLKILAELTKGNHSKRQIALTYGIQSSTINVWIKKYGRKDLMNTRVTVQTDDEFTRIKALQKELKQLKDLLIKKDLDKLVTDSYLQVAAENLGYKDVEELKKNLNIEP, encoded by the coding sequence ATGTATAAAAATGATGGATATGTAAGACGTTACAGCGAAAGCTTTAAGCTCAAGATTCTCGCAGAACTTACGAAAGGAAACCATTCCAAAAGGCAAATTGCATTAACTTACGGGATACAATCCAGTACTATCAACGTATGGATCAAGAAGTATGGACGTAAAGATTTAATGAACACCCGTGTAACCGTGCAAACAGACGATGAATTCACCCGTATCAAAGCCCTTCAGAAAGAGCTGAAGCAACTCAAGGACCTCCTGATCAAAAAGGACCTTGATAAGCTCGTTACCGACAGCTATCTTCAAGTGGCCGCCGAGAACCTGGGGTACAAAGATGTTGAGGAACTAAAAAAAAACTTAAACATCGAGCCCTGA
- a CDS encoding IS3 family transposase: MKIAPKNRKDRLFTIDAICEAFSLKRDAYYKFHKRYLAKTEVEQIVVGLVRKSRRTLPREGTRKLMKSLQNDFQKQHLKIGRDRLFSILRENRLLVRRKKYSTRTTNSHHRFYKYNNIIKDLKINRPDQVWASDITYIRTINGFCYLALITDMYSRKIVGYDLSDSLELNGSIRALQKAIYQAKATKGLIHHSDRGIQYCSNVYTQILKRKKMEISMTEENHCYENAMAERVNGILKDEFYLDQTFTSVVHAKKATKNAIKLYNNKRLHLSLDYKTPNYVHQYAA, encoded by the coding sequence ATGAAAATCGCACCCAAAAACAGAAAGGACAGACTGTTCACCATCGATGCTATTTGTGAGGCATTTTCTTTAAAAAGAGATGCCTATTACAAATTCCATAAACGTTATCTAGCTAAAACGGAGGTGGAACAGATCGTTGTCGGGCTCGTTAGAAAAAGTAGAAGAACGCTACCCAGGGAAGGCACTAGAAAACTGATGAAGTCGTTACAAAACGATTTTCAAAAACAACACCTGAAAATAGGCAGGGATAGACTATTCAGTATCTTAAGAGAAAACAGGTTGCTGGTAAGAAGAAAAAAATATTCTACCAGGACGACCAATTCACATCACCGGTTCTATAAATACAACAACATCATAAAAGACCTAAAAATCAATAGGCCCGATCAAGTATGGGCTTCCGATATTACCTATATCAGGACCATTAACGGATTTTGTTACCTGGCGCTCATCACCGATATGTATTCAAGAAAAATAGTCGGGTACGACCTGAGTGACAGCCTGGAGCTCAATGGAAGTATCAGAGCCCTTCAAAAAGCAATTTACCAGGCCAAGGCAACCAAAGGGTTGATTCATCATTCCGACAGGGGAATACAATATTGCAGCAATGTATATACCCAGATCCTTAAAAGAAAAAAAATGGAAATCAGCATGACGGAAGAGAATCATTGCTATGAAAATGCCATGGCTGAAAGGGTAAACGGAATCTTGAAGGACGAATTTTATCTCGACCAGACCTTTACTAGCGTGGTCCATGCTAAAAAGGCGACCAAAAACGCAATCAAGTTGTACAACAACAAAAGATTACATTTATCTTTAGATTATAAAACACCTAATTACGTACACCAATATGCCGCTTAA
- a CDS encoding TonB-dependent receptor produces the protein MKIMTWAVALLLSFYAFPQASIKGKITDEANQPLIGATVYISELNKGNMTDLNGDYIIGDIEEGSWTVIVRMLGYQTQSKKITIAPNSTWNYDLVLQEDLNDLDEVVVSASRHSEYLSEIPASVTVVGLAKLEEFAQSTSNISEILEFTVPGLAASTGTFSNWGQTLRGRSLLVMVDGIPQSTPLRNGQLGIKSVNPNDISRVEVIKGATSIFGNGGNGGFINYITKNPASNKKIEGTTNIWGSANLAKTNDALGWGIHQSLKGNLNRFSYYISGSLEQTGNKYDADGVPILPTYGFDNTDIYSTFGKLEYLLTEQQKLTLSGNIYHSAQDSPFIPVAAEVEVFNENGDYTLVPGYGVKGTIVGEEPTGTTLVNGQLKYSLNNIFQGTTNFETDLYYQNTENVFFYSDKFENGGQSVINAKKYGIRPNFNTSFGSYGPTNITLTYGVDLLKDKTNQGLLDGRLWVPNIDLMSWAPYAQSTIKLKNQWVLKAGLRYDDMNMDIVDYNTLPYSAKSDGNFSPSVAVEGGKLKFNNLAFNIGARYIEHQEFTPYISYSQGFSIADLGSILRSAVANNINDIQLEPAVTNNYEFGFISKFNNFQLEAVGYYSTSNLGAGVVFVDEINSFVPSKQPQRIYGGEVSVDYFSWDKKWQIGTSYSYVEGLTHSVGDENNLTYLGGDVIAAPKWTTYINWQPTEKLNTSLRMTNLGDRNRFDPFIDTNDTWAYRHTQFPVSGYTLLNLSMAYQLKSNLSLSLGVNNILNEYYLPARSQWAAPLKTFTGVGEGANAKLGLRYNF, from the coding sequence ATGAAAATTATGACCTGGGCCGTAGCCTTATTACTCTCTTTTTACGCGTTCCCGCAAGCTAGCATCAAAGGCAAAATTACAGATGAAGCCAATCAACCACTTATAGGTGCAACCGTTTATATTTCCGAATTGAACAAGGGCAACATGACCGACTTAAATGGTGATTATATAATTGGAGACATTGAGGAAGGATCATGGACGGTTATCGTGAGAATGCTTGGATATCAAACTCAATCTAAAAAAATCACTATAGCACCGAACTCCACCTGGAATTATGATTTAGTTTTACAAGAAGATCTGAACGATTTGGATGAAGTAGTGGTTTCCGCCAGCAGGCATTCCGAATATCTTTCTGAAATTCCGGCATCCGTTACCGTTGTAGGCCTTGCCAAATTGGAGGAGTTTGCTCAATCTACCTCCAACATCAGCGAAATACTGGAATTTACCGTCCCGGGTCTTGCCGCCTCTACAGGTACCTTTTCCAATTGGGGTCAAACCCTCAGAGGGCGATCACTATTGGTTATGGTCGATGGCATTCCCCAATCTACCCCATTGAGAAATGGGCAACTGGGAATAAAATCCGTAAATCCCAATGATATTAGCCGTGTAGAAGTAATCAAAGGAGCCACATCCATCTTCGGAAATGGGGGCAATGGCGGTTTTATCAATTATATCACCAAGAATCCAGCTTCCAATAAAAAAATTGAAGGCACTACCAATATCTGGGGCTCCGCCAATTTGGCTAAAACAAATGATGCCTTAGGCTGGGGCATACATCAGTCCCTAAAGGGCAACTTGAATAGATTCAGTTACTACATCAGCGGCAGTTTGGAACAGACGGGTAATAAATACGATGCAGATGGAGTTCCCATTCTCCCTACATATGGTTTTGACAACACCGATATTTATAGCACATTTGGAAAACTGGAATATTTACTAACAGAACAACAAAAACTTACCCTTAGTGGTAATATCTACCATTCCGCTCAAGATAGCCCCTTCATTCCGGTGGCAGCGGAGGTAGAAGTCTTTAATGAGAATGGGGATTATACGCTTGTTCCTGGTTATGGCGTAAAGGGGACCATTGTTGGTGAAGAACCTACTGGGACGACCTTGGTCAATGGACAATTAAAATATAGTCTCAACAATATATTCCAGGGAACTACCAATTTTGAAACAGACCTATATTATCAAAACACCGAGAACGTATTCTTCTATTCCGACAAATTCGAAAACGGTGGACAATCCGTAATAAATGCCAAAAAATATGGCATCAGACCCAACTTCAATACCAGTTTTGGTTCATATGGCCCAACAAATATAACTTTGACCTACGGCGTAGACCTTTTAAAGGACAAAACCAATCAAGGGCTTTTGGATGGAAGGCTATGGGTTCCAAATATCGATTTGATGAGTTGGGCGCCCTACGCGCAATCTACCATAAAACTTAAGAACCAATGGGTTCTTAAAGCAGGTTTGCGATATGACGATATGAATATGGATATCGTAGATTACAACACCCTTCCCTATTCAGCCAAAAGCGATGGCAATTTCAGTCCATCTGTAGCTGTGGAAGGTGGTAAACTTAAGTTCAACAATCTGGCCTTCAACATAGGTGCCCGGTATATAGAGCATCAGGAATTTACACCTTATATAAGTTACTCCCAAGGTTTTTCCATTGCCGACCTAGGCTCTATATTGAGGTCTGCTGTGGCCAATAACATAAATGATATACAGTTGGAACCAGCGGTTACCAATAACTATGAATTTGGCTTTATATCCAAGTTCAATAACTTTCAACTAGAGGCCGTCGGCTATTACAGCACCTCCAACTTGGGCGCAGGTGTTGTATTTGTGGATGAGATCAATTCCTTTGTACCCTCTAAACAACCACAACGAATTTATGGAGGTGAGGTATCCGTAGATTATTTTAGTTGGGACAAGAAATGGCAAATAGGAACTTCATATTCCTACGTAGAGGGCCTAACCCATAGTGTTGGTGATGAGAATAACTTAACCTATTTGGGAGGTGATGTTATAGCCGCTCCAAAATGGACCACATATATTAACTGGCAGCCCACAGAAAAATTAAACACATCGCTTAGAATGACCAATCTGGGTGATAGAAACCGATTTGATCCCTTTATCGATACTAACGATACTTGGGCCTATAGACATACACAATTCCCTGTGAGTGGCTATACTTTACTGAACCTTTCTATGGCCTATCAATTAAAATCGAACCTATCCCTTTCATTAGGGGTCAACAATATATTGAACGAATACTATCTACCTGCCCGATCTCAGTGGGCCGCCCCTTTAAAAACCTTTACGGGGGTTGGAGAAGGAGCCAACGCAAAACTGGGACTTAGGTACAATTTTTAA
- a CDS encoding PepSY-associated TM helix domain-containing protein codes for MITFNRFIRNLHLWLGLTCGLIASISGLTGSLYIWQPELSAMLNPELLTIEPIKPFDENNLYKTAYNLVEQHKDSLTKINLPYREQKTISLEYTNGETNYYHPISGSLLGKKSSSIEFFENLLNFHRTLGIPKIGKYITGSSTLLFFLLLLSSGAYLWWKTYRTNLIKGFKIKWTAKKKKLNYDLHKAIGASFFVPLMVIAFTGAYFTYNTYYKTALSIFNDSAKPKSVQNELKIGSPISHKEYLLNPDKDYDLRTVILPKNKQEGYHFRYIQDRFQMEGQRKTKELKIDQKGSITSLTDFQTDPNSNRIAAQFYPVHIGEIGGLWGRILVFISGLIPITLFITGLKLYLLKTKR; via the coding sequence TTGATTACTTTTAACAGGTTTATCAGGAATTTACATCTGTGGCTGGGTCTAACATGCGGCCTAATCGCTTCTATCTCCGGGTTGACAGGTTCTCTATATATTTGGCAACCTGAACTAAGCGCTATGCTCAACCCAGAGTTATTGACCATCGAGCCTATTAAACCTTTTGATGAAAATAATCTCTACAAGACGGCTTACAATTTAGTTGAACAACATAAGGATAGTCTGACCAAAATAAACTTGCCCTATCGGGAGCAAAAGACTATTTCCCTGGAATACACAAATGGTGAGACCAATTATTATCATCCCATTTCTGGCTCGCTTTTGGGCAAAAAATCGAGTTCCATTGAATTTTTTGAAAATTTATTGAACTTTCACCGCACCTTGGGAATTCCTAAAATTGGAAAGTATATTACTGGAAGCAGTACTCTTTTATTTTTCCTGTTATTGTTAAGTTCTGGTGCCTATTTGTGGTGGAAAACCTATAGGACTAATTTAATCAAGGGATTCAAAATAAAATGGACAGCTAAGAAAAAGAAATTAAATTATGACCTTCATAAGGCAATTGGAGCTAGCTTTTTTGTCCCACTTATGGTCATAGCCTTTACTGGTGCTTATTTTACCTATAATACCTACTACAAAACGGCACTAAGCATATTCAATGATTCAGCAAAACCGAAGTCAGTGCAAAACGAACTTAAAATTGGAAGTCCAATTAGCCATAAAGAATATCTACTCAATCCTGATAAAGACTATGATCTTCGTACTGTCATTCTTCCCAAAAACAAACAGGAAGGATATCATTTTAGATATATTCAGGATAGATTCCAAATGGAAGGGCAAAGAAAAACCAAGGAACTGAAAATTGATCAAAAAGGATCTATTACTAGTCTGACGGATTTTCAAACAGATCCCAACAGCAACCGCATTGCAGCACAATTCTATCCCGTTCATATAGGGGAAATTGGAGGGTTATGGGGAAGGATCCTGGTATTTATTTCTGGTCTAATTCCAATAACTCTCTTTATAACTGGTCTAAAGTTGTATCTCCTAAAAACAAAAAGGTGA
- a CDS encoding sensor histidine kinase, giving the protein MALKLSRTEQYVISVSLTLLACFASYLFKDIIGYRIVALILLLVVSISAILFDIFPVLLTALLSAIILNFLFIPPTFTFNIDSAEDILLFLMYFVIALINTVLTFKIRQFERKRRDEEEKGKTIELYNTLLNSLSHELRTPISTIIGAIDTIADQNAKLSEINKFELYKEIEIAGYRLNRQVENLLSMSRLEAGTIKPSYDWWDINEIVFTVLKENIADASDHTILFEPNDSLPLIKIDGGFLEMILHNLVHNAIQHTPKNTTIIIAVDWSTIELLISVSDNGPGFPKAQMDLVFDKFYKLNSTVTGGTGLGLSIVKGFTEALKGKIILRNLKCTGASFTVKIPVEISDIHYFDNE; this is encoded by the coding sequence ATGGCATTAAAACTGAGCAGAACGGAACAGTATGTCATAAGTGTCTCTCTTACCCTATTAGCATGCTTCGCCTCTTATCTATTCAAAGATATTATCGGGTACCGTATTGTAGCTCTTATTTTATTACTTGTAGTATCCATATCGGCTATACTGTTCGATATCTTTCCTGTTCTATTGACTGCACTTCTGAGTGCCATTATTTTAAATTTCCTCTTCATCCCCCCGACCTTTACATTCAATATAGATTCAGCAGAAGATATCCTGTTGTTTCTTATGTACTTCGTAATTGCCTTGATCAACACAGTCTTGACTTTTAAAATCAGACAGTTTGAGAGAAAAAGAAGGGACGAGGAAGAAAAGGGGAAAACAATTGAGCTATATAATACTCTTCTGAATTCCTTGTCTCATGAATTAAGGACCCCGATCTCGACGATCATTGGAGCAATAGATACCATTGCCGACCAGAACGCCAAATTATCCGAAATAAACAAGTTCGAACTTTATAAGGAAATAGAAATAGCTGGATATAGACTAAACAGGCAAGTGGAAAATTTATTGAGTATGAGCCGTCTGGAAGCCGGTACCATCAAGCCATCCTATGATTGGTGGGATATCAACGAAATTGTGTTCACTGTACTTAAGGAAAATATAGCCGATGCTAGTGACCACACTATCCTCTTTGAGCCAAATGATTCATTACCATTGATAAAAATAGATGGTGGTTTTTTAGAAATGATATTGCACAACCTTGTGCACAATGCAATTCAACATACCCCAAAAAATACTACAATTATCATCGCTGTCGACTGGTCCACAATTGAGCTTCTAATTTCGGTCTCGGACAATGGCCCCGGTTTCCCAAAAGCGCAAATGGACCTGGTATTCGATAAGTTTTACAAATTGAACAGTACGGTTACCGGTGGAACGGGCCTGGGACTATCAATCGTTAAGGGATTTACCGAGGCGCTGAAGGGTAAAATAATTTTAAGGAACTTGAAATGTACAGGAGCATCATTTACGGTTAAAATCCCTGTAGAAATATCGGACATACATTATTTTGACAATGAATAG
- a CDS encoding response regulator has protein sequence MNRAQILIIDDEPQIRKLLQINLESNDYKVIQAATAKEGITLSASYMPDLILLDIGLPDQNGHGVLKELREWYNKPIIILSVQDNEADIISALDNGATDYLTKPFRAGELLARIRSAIRRNHTKTSETSLHFGNLEIDLVARILKRGKEIIKLTHTEYNLLALFAKNEGKVLTHQFMLKEVWGHGYLTDTQYLRVFVGTLRKKIEEDPNNPRHIVTESGVGYRFQ, from the coding sequence ATGAATAGAGCACAGATATTAATAATCGATGACGAGCCCCAAATCAGAAAATTATTGCAGATCAATTTGGAGAGCAATGATTACAAGGTAATCCAGGCCGCTACAGCCAAAGAAGGGATAACGTTATCGGCAAGCTACATGCCCGATCTCATATTATTGGACATCGGCCTTCCCGATCAGAATGGTCATGGTGTGCTCAAAGAATTAAGGGAATGGTACAACAAACCTATCATAATACTTTCAGTGCAGGACAATGAGGCTGATATCATTTCCGCACTGGACAATGGGGCAACGGATTATCTGACCAAACCCTTCCGGGCAGGGGAACTATTGGCAAGGATACGCTCAGCTATACGAAGAAATCATACTAAAACCAGCGAAACGAGCCTGCACTTTGGAAACCTTGAAATCGACCTTGTTGCCAGGATACTTAAACGCGGAAAGGAAATAATTAAACTCACGCACACGGAATACAATCTATTGGCATTGTTCGCCAAAAACGAAGGAAAAGTGTTGACGCACCAATTCATGCTAAAAGAAGTTTGGGGACACGGGTATCTTACCGATACACAATATTTAAGGGTCTTCGTTGGGACACTTCGCAAAAAAATCGAAGAGGACCCGAACAATCCAAGACATATCGTTACCGAAAGTGGGGTGGGATACAGGTTCCAATAA
- a CDS encoding TrkH family potassium uptake protein, whose protein sequence is MGLKFLYRSAFIFSLLGMLLLVLDFGFDKSPKIQQIFIGFYFVVIILGIVTVLVRYLKSHTHIKRSVLIFDGVGIFITLTILYAHFLDVKGHVSLLYNDNWVKFAIIITFIREFSERHINIKRTVVNPAQLFILSFLGIIGLGVLLLMLPNATHNGISFLNALFTSTSAVCVTGLIVVDTGSYFTIFGQTVILCLIQAGGIGILTVASYFGYFFKGGATYENQLTLNDLTGVGKLGEVFSTLRRILLITFSIELVTAFLIFFSFENSVFNTLFERLFFSVFHAVSAFCNAGFSTLPNNLYEEEFRSNYALQSVILTAFVLGGLGFPIVVNIIKYLKYFFIIKLFYVTGKQQIHKPWVLNINSRITLVTTIALTTVATVLFFINEYDNVLAGHKGIGKFVTALFGAATPRTAGFNTIDMGALHFSTLMMIFLLMWVGASPASTGGGIKTSTFAIATLNFLSLARGKSKIEVFRREIADISVRRAFAIIALSLVVIGSGIILLSIFDAQKSLLSLAFECFSAYSTVGLSIGITAQLSEMGKFVIILIMFIGRVSMLTFLIAVFKKARHQNYQYPKEEIIIN, encoded by the coding sequence ATGGGCCTAAAATTCCTGTACAGGTCAGCCTTTATATTTAGTCTGTTGGGCATGTTGTTGTTAGTTCTAGATTTTGGGTTTGATAAGTCGCCCAAGATCCAGCAGATCTTTATTGGGTTTTATTTTGTGGTGATCATCCTTGGTATAGTCACCGTGCTTGTCCGTTACTTAAAGTCCCACACACATATAAAGAGGAGCGTTCTCATTTTCGATGGGGTCGGCATCTTCATTACTTTGACCATTTTATACGCCCATTTTTTAGATGTGAAGGGCCATGTATCGCTTCTTTATAATGATAACTGGGTAAAATTTGCCATCATTATTACCTTTATTAGGGAGTTTTCTGAAAGGCACATCAATATTAAACGGACAGTTGTGAATCCTGCGCAGTTGTTCATTCTGAGCTTTTTAGGTATAATAGGCCTAGGCGTCCTATTATTGATGTTGCCAAATGCCACCCATAATGGGATTTCTTTTTTGAACGCCTTGTTCACCTCGACCAGTGCGGTCTGTGTAACCGGACTGATCGTGGTGGATACCGGTAGCTACTTCACTATCTTTGGTCAAACGGTCATTTTATGCTTAATTCAGGCCGGGGGTATCGGTATTCTTACTGTTGCCAGCTATTTCGGTTATTTTTTCAAAGGGGGTGCTACTTACGAAAATCAGTTGACCCTTAACGATTTGACGGGCGTTGGTAAATTGGGCGAGGTGTTCTCGACCTTAAGACGTATCCTTTTGATAACCTTTTCCATAGAGTTAGTAACAGCCTTCCTAATCTTTTTTAGTTTCGAAAATTCTGTGTTCAATACTTTGTTCGAACGCTTATTCTTTTCTGTATTTCATGCCGTATCGGCCTTCTGCAATGCGGGTTTCTCCACACTTCCAAATAACCTGTACGAAGAAGAGTTTAGGAGTAATTACGCCCTGCAGAGTGTTATACTTACAGCATTTGTACTAGGTGGGCTGGGATTCCCCATTGTTGTTAACATCATAAAATACCTGAAATATTTTTTCATCATAAAACTGTTCTATGTTACTGGAAAGCAACAGATCCACAAACCGTGGGTACTCAATATCAACAGCCGTATAACATTGGTTACCACCATTGCCTTGACAACCGTCGCCACCGTGCTGTTTTTCATTAACGAATATGACAATGTCCTGGCGGGCCATAAAGGTATAGGTAAGTTTGTCACGGCACTTTTCGGTGCTGCGACTCCAAGAACAGCGGGTTTTAATACTATAGATATGGGTGCGCTGCACTTTTCAACATTAATGATGATTTTCCTGTTGATGTGGGTAGGCGCATCCCCCGCCTCTACCGGTGGTGGCATCAAAACCAGCACTTTTGCGATTGCCACACTTAATTTTTTAAGTTTGGCTAGGGGAAAATCAAAAATAGAAGTGTTCCGAAGGGAAATTGCAGATATATCCGTACGCCGTGCATTTGCCATCATTGCATTGTCATTAGTGGTAATAGGTTCGGGAATTATTCTATTGTCAATTTTTGATGCTCAAAAGAGCTTGTTGAGCCTTGCCTTTGAATGTTTTTCAGCCTATAGTACAGTGGGACTGAGCATCGGAATAACTGCACAATTGAGCGAAATGGGCAAATTTGTCATAATCCTGATAATGTTCATCGGACGGGTAAGTATGCTGACATTTTTAATTGCCGTCTTCAAAAAGGCCAGACATCAGAATTATCAATATCCGAAGGAAGAAATTATAATCAATTAA
- a CDS encoding potassium channel family protein → MKYIIVGLGSFGASLAEKLTEQGNEVIGIDSDLNKVDNFKERISHTIRMDATDEFTVSGLPLKDTDIVIVAIGENQGSNVMATALFKNLQVKRLISRAINPLHEKVLHAIGIDEIVHPEEETAERWAKKLCLKGVVDSFELDDNYSIVEVKVPPRYNGKSIREIKIREDYELLVLTTISNIEVKSKIGKSKNVTKVQGVAGPDNILIKDDTIVVYGANKDIKKFLQNG, encoded by the coding sequence ATGAAATATATAATAGTCGGGTTAGGGAGTTTTGGAGCGTCATTGGCCGAAAAATTGACCGAACAGGGAAACGAGGTCATTGGTATCGACTCAGATTTGAACAAAGTAGACAATTTTAAGGAACGTATCTCCCACACCATTAGAATGGATGCCACCGACGAGTTTACTGTGTCCGGCCTTCCGCTCAAGGATACGGATATAGTTATAGTTGCCATTGGTGAAAACCAAGGTTCCAACGTGATGGCGACTGCACTGTTCAAGAACCTACAGGTAAAACGCCTAATTAGTAGGGCCATAAACCCCCTGCACGAAAAAGTGCTCCATGCCATCGGAATAGATGAGATCGTGCATCCTGAGGAGGAGACCGCCGAACGCTGGGCCAAAAAACTCTGTCTTAAGGGGGTGGTGGATTCTTTTGAACTTGATGACAATTACAGCATCGTAGAAGTAAAAGTACCTCCCAGATATAACGGAAAATCGATTAGGGAAATCAAAATCAGGGAGGACTATGAACTCTTGGTGTTGACGACCATTTCAAATATCGAAGTAAAAAGCAAGATTGGAAAATCCAAAAATGTGACAAAGGTCCAAGGAGTGGCAGGACCTGACAACATCCTGATTAAGGACGACACCATTGTCGTTTATGGGGCCAACAAGGACATTAAAAAATTCTTGCAAAATGGGTGA